The Ensifer canadensis genomic sequence GAACACGGCCGACTTGTGACCGACGGACCGATCGGCCTGACGGTCGGGCAGCAGCTGCGCATCGTTCCCAATCATGCCTGCGTCGTGACCAACATGGTCGACGCCGTGCATATCGTCGAGGGCGACGAGCCGAAGGCCATCTGGCCGATCGTCGCCCGTGGCCACGTGCTCTAGCGGGTTTGTTGCTGCGGCAACCGTTCTTTGGCTGAGTTTTCCTAGGCCCCGCTTCGTCCCAGAAGGGTCGCATCCCTAGCGTGCCCAAACCGCGTCCATACGGCCGCCCGATCACATAGCCCATCCGGAATTTTGATGTGCGCGTCAAAGGGCTCATGCTATTCTCCGCCCGGTTCGCCACTGACAGGAGATCGGCGACCAGACGGGCGTTGGGCAAACCGTTCCTTAAAAAGGCACAACAACGATAGGACTTTTCCCGATAGCCACCTCCCGCATCATCAGTTTGCGTTGAAGCAGTCAATTAAATTGATAGTTTTATCTGGTAACCGATGGAGGTCGAGATGGGCTTTGGACGAATTACCGGAATTGTGGGACTGGCAATTGTAGTCGGAGGCCTGCAGCTTGGTGCTGCAAGTGTGGCTTTTGCCGACACGACGATCCTGAACGTGTCCTATGACCCGACACGTGAACTTTACAAGGACTTCAACGCTGCCTTCGGTGAAAAGTGGAAGGCGGACACCGGCGAAACCGTGACGATCCAGACATCGCATGGCGGCTCCGGCAAGCAGGCCCGCTCCGTGATCGACGGACTGCAGGCCGACGTCGTGACGCTGGCGCTTGAGGCGGACATCGACGCGATCGCCAAGGAAACCGGAAAGATCCCGGCAGACTGGAAGACCAAGTTCGAAAATAACAGCGCACCCTACACGTCGACGATCGTCTTCCTGGTGCGCAAGGGCAACCCGAAAGGCATCAAGGACTGGGGCGATCTCGTCAAGGACGACATCCAGGTGATCACGCCGAACCCGAAGACCTCGGGCGGCGCGCGCTGGAACTTCCTGGCAGCCTGGGCCTACGCACGTGCGGCCAATGGCGGCGACGATGCCAAGGCGCAGGCATTCGTTACCGATCTGTTCAAGCATGTGCCGGTGCTCGATACCGGTGCGCGCGGCTCGACCACGACCTTCGTCCAGCGCGGCCTTGGCGACGTGCTGCTCGCCTGGGAAAACGAAGCCTATCTTTCGCTCGAGGAACTCGGCCCGGATAATTTCGACATCATCACGCCGTCGATCTCGATCAAGGCCGAGCCGCCGGTCGCGCTGGTTGACGGCAATGTCGATGCCAAGGGTACGCGCAAGGTCGCCGAGGCCTATCTCGGTTACCTCTACAGCGACGCCGGCCAGAAAATCGCTGCGAAGCATTACTATCGCCCGTTCAAGCCGGCGGCTGCCGACCCCAAGGATGTCGCTCGCTTCGGTGATCTCAAGCTGGTGACGATCGAGGACTTTGGCGGCTGGAAGGAAGCGCAACCGAAGTTCTTCGGCGACGGTGGTGTGTTCGACCAGATCTACAAGCCGGGGCAATAATCGACCCTGTTCATGACATGAGAAGATCGGCCGGACCATTCGATCCGGCCGATCCCGTGCTACAGCGCCGCGCGTCAAATATGACGCGTAAAGGGACGCTGTAGCGCTTTGAACTTGCTGCAAATTTCCTCGTAAAACCGTTTCCGATTTGAGGAGGAAATTGTGCAGTGGGCCCACATGGGGATTGCGGGCATCATTGAGGACCGCTTGGGTTTTTTGCCTTGGGCATGAGAGGTGAGTTGGATTTGAGAGAGCATGGCCACAACAGGCGCTGGCGGTTTCGCCAGCCGAGTGTGCTTCCGGGGTTTGGTCTGGCGCTCGGCGTCACGCTATTCTGGCTGGTTTTGATCATCCTCATTCCGCTGTCGGGCCTGATCTGGCGCTCGAGCGGCCTTGGCTGGTCGCAGTTCATGACGCTGGCGCTCGATACCCGCACGCTCAATGCACTCAGGATCAGTTTCGGCACGGCCTTTGTCGCCGCCATCGTCAATCTGATCTTCGGCGTCATCCTCGCCTGGGTGCTGGTGCGCTATCGTTTCCCCGGCAAGCGGGTGATCGACGCCATGGTCGACCTGCCGTTCGCGCTGCCGACGGCGGTCGCCGGCATTGCGCTGGCGACACTGTATGCCCCGAACGGCTGGATCGGCGCGCTGCTGGCCCCACTTGGCATCAAGATCGCCTTTACCCCCGTCGGCATCGTCATCGCGCTGATCTTCGTCGGCCTGCCCTTCGTCGTCCGGACCGTGCAGCCGATCATGGAGGAGATCGACAAGGAAGTGGAGGAGGCCGCCGCCACGCTCGGCGCCAGCCGCTTCCAGACGATCCGCCGGGTGCTGTTGCCGGGGCTGCTGCCAGCTGGGCTGACCGGCTTTGCGCTCGCCTTTGCCCGCGGCGTCGGCGAATACGGCTCGGTGATCTTCATCGCCGGCAACCTGCCCTACGTCTCCGAGATCGCTCCGCTCTTGATCGTCATCCGGCTGGAAGAGTTTAATTATCCCGCCGCCACCGCCATTGCCGCGGTGATGCTGGTGATCTCCTTTGCCATGCTGCTCGTCATCAACTCGATCCAGGCCTGGAGCCGGCGGAGATATGTCTATGTCGCCTGATCTGACTACAGCCGCCCATCACGTGCGTGCCGCCACCTCGGAAAGCCGCTTTGCCCGCATAAGTCTGATCGCTGCAGCGCTCGCCTTCGTCGGCCTGTTCCTGCTGCTGCCGCTGGCCGCCGTCTTTACCGAGGCGCTGCGCAAGGGACCGGCCGAATTCCTGTCGGCGCTTGGCGATGCCGAAACCTTCTCCGCCATCCGCCTGACGCTGATTGTCGCCGCCATCGCCGTGCCGCTCAACCTCGTCTTCGGCGTCGCCGCCGCCTGGGCGATCGCCAAGTTCGAGTTCATCGGCAAGGCCTTCCTGACGACGCTGATCGACCTGCCGTTCTCGGTCTCGCCGGTGATCTCCGGTCTGGTCTTCGTGCTTCTGTTCGGCTCGCACAGCCTCATCGGCCCGTGGCTGCAGAGCCATGGCATCCAGATCCTGTTTGCCGTGCCGGGACTGGTGCTGGCCACCGTCTTCGTCACCTTCCCCTTCGTTGCCCGCGAACTGATCCCGTTGATGCAGGAACAGGGCACCAGCGACGAGGAGGCGGCGCTGTCCTTGGGCGCATCCGGCTGGCAGACCTTCTGGCATGTGACGCTGCCCAACATCAAATGGGGGCTGCTTTACGGCGTGCTCCTGTGCAACGCCCGCGCCATGGGCGAGTTCGGCGCGGTGTCGGTGGTCTCGGGCCATATTCGTGGCCAGACCAACACCATGCCGTTGCAGGTGGAAATCCTCTATAATGAATATAACTTCGTCGCCGCCTTTGCGGTTGCGACGTTGCTGGCGCTGCTGGCGCTGGTCACCCTCGTCTTGAAAACGGCGCTCGAGCTTCGCTACAGCGCCGAGATCGCCGCCAGCCGCAGGCATTGAAAGGTCCGGATCGTCATGGAAGTCCGCGTTCAGAACATACGCAAGGAATTCGGCCGCTTTCCGGCGCTCGACGATGTCTCGCTCAACATCCGCTCGGGCGAGCTGATCGCGCTCTTGGGCCCCTCCGGCTCGGGCAAGACGACGCTGTTGCGGCTGGTCGCCGGTCTTGAAAGCCCGACCGACGGCACGATCTTCTTCGGCGACGAGGATGCCTCGCAAAAGACCGTGCAGGAGCGCAACATCGGCTTCGTGTTCCAGCACTATGCCCTGTTCCGTCACATGACGGTACTCGACAATGTCGCCTTCGGCCTCAAGGTGCGTCCGGCCAACCGCCGGCCACCGGCGGCCGACATCCGCAAGCGCGCGCTTGATCTCATCGATCTCGTCCAGCTCTCCGGGCTTGAGAAGCGTTATCCGGCGCAGCTGTCGGGCGGCCAGCGCCAGCGCGTGGCGCTCGCCCGCGCCATGGCGGTCGAGCCGAACGTGCTTCTGCTCGATGAGCCCTTCGGCGCACTCGATGCCCAGGTCAGGAAGGAACTCAGGCGCTGGCTGCGCGAGATCCACGACCGCACCGGCCACACCACCATCTTCGTCACCCATGACCAGGAAGAGGCGCTGGAGCTTGCCGACCGGGTGGTGGTGATGAGCAAGGGCACGATCGAACAGGTCGGCACCCCCGACGAGATCTACGACCATCCGGTGTCGCCGTTCGTCTACGGCTTCATCGGCCAGTCGAACGCGCTTGCCGTCACCCTTGCCAACGGCGAGATCTGGTTCGAGGACCGGCCGATCGGCCTCAGAGCTCCGACCGAGCCCGACGGCCCGGCCACCCTCTACTTCCGCCCGCACGACATCGAGCTGATCGATGGCTGCGGCGGCTGTCTCGCCGGCCTGGTCACCGCCAGCCGCCGCGTCGCCGGTACCCGCCATCTCGAACTCGACCTCGGCCGCAACCATCCGCATGCCGAAATCGAACTGCCACCCGAACGCACCACAACACAGGACCGCGCAAGGGTCGCATTCCGCCCGACAAAGTGGAAGCTGTTCAGGGACGAGAAGGCGGGCAACGAGGTGCCAAGCGCAGACGTCGAGGCGGAGGCGCCGGTCCAACCGTTCGAACTGGCACGCACCGGGACCTGACGGCTTCTCAGCGCCCGATCCTCATCTCGCCTCCAAGCCATTTCCCGTTTCTGCCGAGATGCGCTACAGCACCTCATGCGGTGAGAGAAGCGGGAGACGAGGCGCATGTCCGTTATTGACGATCTGAAACAGGCACTCGGCGATGCCGTGCTGACCGGCACTGACATCGGCGAGCGCTATCGCAGCGACGCCAGCCTCACCGGACGTTATCTTCCGAAGGCCGTCATCCGCCCTGCGAACACAGAGGAAGTCGCAGCGACCCTCCGCATATGCAACGCCCATGGCCAGGCGGTCGTCGTACAAGGTGGGCTGACCGGCCTTGCCGGCGGCGCGAACCCGGACGAGGACGCGATTTCCATCTCGCTCGAACGCCTGACCGGCGTTGAGGAAATCGATCCGCTTTCCGCAACCATGACCGTCCTTGCCGGCACGCCGCTCGAGGTCGCCCAGCGCGCCGCCGACGATGCAGGCTTCCTGCTGCCGATAGACCTCGGCGCCCGCGGCTCCTGCCAGATCGGCGGCAATCTCGCCACCAATGCCGGCGGCATCCGCGTCATCGGCCATGGCGTCACGCGTGACAACGTCCTGGGGCTTGAAACCGTGCTTGCCGATGGCACGATCCTCTCGTCGCTCAGCAAGATGATCAAGAACAACACCGGCTATGATCTGCGCCAGTATTTCATCGGTTCGGAGGGCACGCTCGGCGTCATCACACGCGCCGTCCTGCGGTTGAAGCCGCGGCCGTCCGGACGGCTGACGGCGCTCTGCGCGCTTCAGACCTATGACCAGGTCGTCGCCTTCCTGGCGCGAGCACAAAGAGGACTTCCTGGCCTCTCGGCCTTCGAGGCCATGTGGGAAGACTATTTTCACTTCAACTGCGAGGCGGAGGGACAGCGCTTTTTCGAGACGTCCCCCGCCTTTGCGGTGATCGTGGAACAGGATGTCCAGGGCCACGAGACCGACAGCGAGGAATTTGAGACCTTCCTCGGCGCCGCACTGGAAGACGATGTCATCGTCAATGCTCTGATCGCCCAGTCGGAGAAAGAAAGCCGGCTCTTCTGGCAGGTGCGCGAGGGCCACGCGATGGACCGCTTGCTGCCGGCGCTGATCAATCTCGACGTCAGCCTGCCGATCGGCGAAATCGGCCGTTTCGCGGCCGAATGCGGCGCGGCGCTCGCCGCCCGTTTCCCGCAGGCGCACATCTCCTTCTTCGGGCATGTTGCCGACAGCAATCTGCACATCGCTTTTTCCACGTCGGGAAGCGACGAGAGCACGCAGCACGCGGTCGACGGCATCGTCTATGACATCGTTCGGCGCTATCGCGGCTCGATCTCCGCCGAACACGGCATCGGCACCTTGAAGCGGGAGTTCCTCGGCCATTCGCGAAGTGCGGCTGAGCTTGAGGTCATGCGCCGGATCAAGCACGCGCTTGACCCGAAGGGCATCCTGAACCCCGGCAAGGTTTTTTGACTGGGCGTATCGGCCTCAGAGCCAGGACGCCGGCGTCTTCGGCAAGCGGCTTTCCGGATCGATCACCGTCAACTCCGCCCCGCCGGCATTCCATCGCCAGAGCGCGACGCAGCTGCCGCCCGGGGACATGAAGGACGGGTAGATCAGCCCATCGAAACCACGGCTGGTCAACTCCGCCTGCAGACGGTGCGTCGCCGGCACCACGCCTTGATCCAGTGCGTCGCGCCACTCCTCCCGGTGGATATCATCAGTAACGCCGAAATCCGCAAGCACATCCGGCGCCATCATATCGGCCAGCCACGCATGCCGCAGTTCAAGCTGAGCGATCAAAGCGGGATGCTGGACAAAGCTCTGGTTATATTCCGCCCAGGCGGTCGACAGTTCGCGCGCCGCGTAAATCGTCGGCAGGCCGACCGGGTTCCAGCGGCCGCCGAAGCGCGCGGCACCATCGCCCGAAAGCGGAGCGTGGGCCCAGCGGGGCACATAGGCGCGCCAGAGGCGCACCGGCTCACTCTCCGACATCAGGCGTAGACACCCGAACGCACGGCCTCGAGATAGGCAAGCACCTTGTCTGCCTTGCCCTCTCGGGCAAGATCATAGGCAGTCTTGCCCGCCCATCCGGGGATCGGCTGGTGCTTGAACCAGATCACGGCCCGGCTCTCGTCGCCCGCCATTTCGGCAGCCATGGCGAGGATACGCACGACTTTGCTGAGAGCCGCGTCGACCTTGCGCGCGCTCGACTTCGCCGTCAGCGTGTTGCGTGCGACGCCGATCAGCTTCGCCAGTTCCGCAAGTGTCACGCCCAGACGATCCGCGACCAGCCGGGCAGACAGAAACGACGACTGGCTTTCGCCGAAATGGGAGGCAGAGATGTTGAAGCCGACGGCTGACATGGCGCATTCCGATCTTATCTTGATCATCACCTGATCAAAATAGGCTCAAAATCTGCTCAAATCAAGGAAGCGATGCCTGTCGCCAAGAGGGCTCGCGCCGTTCGAAGAAGGCGGCAACGCCTTCGCGCGCCTCATCGGACTCCCAGCAATCGGCAAGCTGCTCGATCGTCGCGGCAATAGTCTCTTCGGTGATCGGCTGTCCGAGCGAACGGGCAAGCCGTTTCGCCCGTCCGGTCGCACCGGGCGCTGTCTGGAGATAGGGTTCGACCTCGGCCGCAATTGCCGCATCAAGCGCATCGGGGCCAGCAATGGCCGTCACCAGACCGGCATCCCTTGCCTCTTCGGCGCTGAACAGGCGTGCGGACATGAACAGAGGCCGCGCCCTGCCCTCGCCGATGCGGGCAACGACGTAGGGGCTGATGGTCGCCGGAATGAGGCCGAGCCGGGTTTCGGTCAGGCCGAAGCGCGCATCGGACGACGCAATGACGGCATCGCAGATGCTCATGAGGCCGACGCCGCCGCCGAAGGCATTGCCGTGCACCCGTGCGATGACCGGCTTGGCGATCTCGTTCAGCGCCTTGAACATCAACGCCAGACGGGTCGCCTCGGCGATCCGGGTCGGCCGGTCCGCGTCGAACTGCTCGCGCATCCAGTTGAGATCGCCGCCGGCGCAGAAACTGCGGCCTTCGGCATCGAGCACCACGACGCGGACGGTGACATCCACTGACAGTCGCTCCGCCGCCTCAGTCAGTTCACCGATCATGATTGCGGAAAGCGCGTTGTGCTTCTGCGGTTGCGCCAGCGTCAGGCGGGCGACGCCCTTCGCATCGACGGCGTATCGGATCGTTTCGAACATCAGCCAGCACTCCTCAGCGATCGTGCGAAGGCGGCCGCATCTTCGAGCCTTGCCGCATCCAGCCCCGTCGAAAACCCGCGCCCGATGACAAAGGCATTGACATCAAGCGTATCGACATTCCCTGCGGCGCCCGGCGCATAGGGGCAGCCGCCAAGGCCACCGGCAGAAGCGTCGAAGACACGCAAGCCGCGCTCGAGCGCGACTCCGATATTGTCGAGCGCTCGCCCGGACGTGTCGTGAAAATGGCCCGCCAATTGTTCGGCCGGAACATGAGCCAGCACGGCCGCCAACATCGCGTCGACCGCCTCGGGCGTGCCGCGCCCGATCGTGTCGCCAAGGCTGATCTCGTAACAGCCAAGCACCATCAAGGCGGCGGCCACTTGGGCAGCGCTCTCCGGCGCGATCGCGCCTTCATAGGGGCACTCGACAACGCAGCTGACATAGCCTCGCAACGGCACAGCACTGGCGCGGCAGGCCTCTGCAACCGGGCGAAAGCGCTCGATGCTTTCGGCGATCGAACAATTGATGTTCTTCTGCGAGAAGGTCTCAGACGCCGAGGCGAAGATCGCAACCTCGTCGGCCTTGGCCGCCAGAGCCGCATCGAAGCCCTGCATGTTCGGCGTCAGCGCCGCGTAGCGCGTACCCGGTCGACGCTTTATCCCGGCCATGACAGCCGACGCATCCGCCATTTGCGGCACCCATTTCGGGCTGACGAAGCTCGTGACCTCTATGCGCTGGTAACCACAGTCCGACAGCAGATCGACAAGGTGGATCTTGTCCTTCGTGTCGACAAGCCGCTTCTCGTTCTGCAAGCCGTCGCGTGGCGCCATTTCGACAAGTGTGACATGTTCTGGCGCCAGCACGCTCATTCGCTGCGCTCCGGTTGCAACACGACGAGGATCGCGCCGGCGCTTACCTGTTCGCCTGGCGTTACCAGCGCGCTCTCGATGACGCCCGCACGCGACGCTGCCAGCGTCAGCTCCATTTTCATCGCTTCCATCACCACGAGCGGTTGGCCCTTCGTGACCACGTCGCCGGCGCGAACATGGATGAGCTTGACGATGCCGGGCATCGGAGCAGCAAGCTCGTCCTCCGCCGCCTCACCGGCGTGGGCGGTGGCGAGCGCATCGGGAAGGCGAAGAACGAAGGTCTCGCCACTGACGAAGAGCGTGATGGTTTCATGCTCGCGCAGGAAGCGGAAGACGCGTTGCTCGCCGGAGATCTCCACACGGGCGCCATCGTCGAACCGATCGAGCACAAGCACCGGAAAGGTGCTTTCGCCAGCCCGCACTGCGAACTGATCGCGCCCGCGCGCGGCAAGCGTGACGACCGATCGCCCGCCGGCGTGGTCGACGGCAATGCTTCTATGAGCATCCCCCCAGATCTGCCAGTGACCGAGCGACGACCAGGGATCGTCGGATTTCATCGGCTGCAGCACGCCGGTGGCGGCGATCGCCGCCAGTGCCAGCGCCTCGTCACTCGGCACCACAGGCGTCGTCAATTGATCGATTGCCCGGTCGATAAGGCCGGTATCCGGCCGCCCGGCGCGAAACTCGGGCTCTGCAGCGAGGCGGGCCAAGAAATCGAGATTGGTGATGGTACCGCCGATACGGCAGGCTTTGAGGGCGCTCTCCAGCCGCGCCAGCGCCGACGAGCGGCTCGGCCCGTGTACGATCAGCTTGGCGATCAGCGGGTCGTAGTAGGGGGCGATGACGTCGCCCTGCCGGACGCCGGCATCGACGCGGACGCCGTCTACAGGAAAATCGAGCGTTGCGAGCCGCCCGGTTGCCGGCAGGAAGCCGCGCGCCGGATCCTCGGCATAGATCCGTGCCTCGAACGCCCAGCCATCAATGGCGATTTCATTCTGTCGCTTTGGCAAGGCCTCGCCGACAGCGGCGCGCAACTGCCACTCGACGAGGTCAATGCCCGTGATCGCCTCGGTGACCGGATGCTCCACCTGAAGCCGGGTGTTCATTTCCATGAAATAGAACTGGTCCGGCCAGAGCCCGTTGGTGACATCGGCGATGAATTCGACCGTGCCCGCACCGACATAGCCGATGGCGCGCGCAGCCTTGACCGCGGCCTCGCCCATGGCGCGGCGAACCTCCGCCGTCATGCCGGGCGCCGGCGCCTCCTCGATCACTTTCTGATGGCGGCGCTGCAGCGAGCAGTCGCGCTCGAACAGATGCAGGATATTGCCGTGGCGGTCGCCGAAGACCTGGACTTCGATGTGACGCGGCTTGGTCAGGTATTTCTCGATGAGCACCGCGCCGTCGCCGAAGGCGGCTTCGGCTTCGCGGCGCGCTGCTTCAAGGGCCGCAGCAAACTCGTGCGGCTGCTCGACCTTGCGCATCCCCTTGCCGCCGCCACCTGCGCGCGCCTTGATGAGTACGGGAAAGCCGACGTCAGCCGCCCGGTCCGCCAGGAAGGATGGCTCCTGCTCGTCACCCTGATAACCGGGGACAACGGGCACGCCGGCCTGTTGCATCAGCGCCTTGGCCGCATCCTTCAGCCCCATCGCGCGAATAGCGTCCGGCGACGGGCCGACGAAAGTCATGCCCGCGGCCTCGACCGCCTCGGCAAAATTGGCGTTTTCCGACAGGAAACCGTAGCCCGGGTGAATGGCATCCGCGTTGACGGACCGAGCCGCAGCCACGATCCGCTCGATCGAAAGATAGCTCTCGGAGGCTGTTGGCGGTCCGATGCGGATCGCCTCGTCCGCCAACGTCACATGTAAAGCGTCGACATCGGCATCGGAATAAACGGCGACAGTGCGGATGCCCAGGCGCCGGGCCGTGCGGATGACGCGGCAGGCGATCTCACCGCGGTTGGCAATCAGAAGCTTTGAAAACATCGGCATATGGCCCGCCCTATTGTGCCGCGATCACTTCGACTTCGAGCAACCAACCGGAATCGAAGATGCCGGCAATCACCACCGTCATCGCCGGCGCGAGCGGACCGAGATATTCGGCACGGGCCGCGCGGTTGGCCATGGTGTGGTTGCGATCGGCGAGAAAGGCCGTCACCTTGACGATATCGGCCTTGCTCATGCCGGCGGCCTTCAATTGGGCGTCAATGTTCAGCCAGACCTGGCGCGCCTGTGCCTCGAAGCCGTCGGGCAGCACGTCGTCGGAATTGAGCGGCACCTGGCCGCTGACGAAAACCAGTCGCTCGAAATTCTCGAGCCGCACGGCTTGCGAATAGCCGCCACGGGGTTGCGGCGCATTCTTGGCGTTGACGTTTTCGCGCTTCATCGCGATCTCCCTACATTCTGAACAGGCCGAAACGCGTATCTTCTATTGGCGCATTGAGCGCCGCCGACAGGGACAACCCGAGAACGTCGCGGCTCTTGCGCGGGTCGACGACGCCGTCGTCCCAGAGCCGGGCCGAGGCATAGAGCGGATGGCTCTGGCGCTCGAAGAGATCGAGAACCGGCTGCCGGAACTTGGCTTCCTCTTCCTCGTTCCAGGGCGTTCCGGCGCGCTTCAGCGCCTCGCCGCGCACCGTCGACAACACGCCGGCCGCCTGTTCGCCGCCCATTACAGAAATCCGGCTGTTGGGCCAGGTCCAGAGGAACCGCGGCGAGAAGGCGCGACCGCACATGCCATAGTTGCCGGCACCGAACGATCCGCCGACCAGCATGGTGATTTTCGGCACCTGCGCCGTCGCCACGGCCGTGACCAGCTTGGCGCCGTGCTTGGCGATGCCTTCGGTCTCATATTTGCGGCCGACCATGAAGCCGGTGATGTTTTGCAGGAACACCAGCGGGATCTTGCGCTGGGCGCAAAGCTCGACGAAGTGCGCACCCTTCAGCGCCGATTCCGAAAAAAGCACGCCATTGTTGGCGATGATGCCGACGGGAACGCCGTGGACATGCGCGAAACCGCAGACGAGCGTGGTGCCGTAGCGCGCCTTGAACTCGTCGAAGCGGGAGCCATCGACAAGTCGGGCGATGACTTCGCGGATGTCATAGGGCGTGCGCAGGTCCGCCGGCACGATGCCGGCGATCTCCTGCGGATCGTAAAGCGGCGGCTCCGGGCTCTGCAATTCCACCGACGTCGGTTTGCGGCGGTTGAGTGCGGCGACCGCACGGCGGGCAAGCGCCAGCGCATGCGCATCATCGCGCGCCATATGGTCGGCAACACCGGAGAGACGCGTGTGCACGTCGGCGCCGCCAAGGTCCTCGGCCGAGACCACTTCACCGGTCGCCGCGCGCACCAGCGGCGGGCCGGCCAGGAAGATCGTGCCCTGACCCTCGACGATGATCGTCTCGTCCGACATGGCCGGCACATAGGCGCCACCTGCGGTGCACGATCCCATGACAACGGCGATCTGCGGAATTCCGGCCGCCGACATGTTGGCCTGGTTGTAAAAGATCCGACCGAAATGCTCCCGGTCGGGAAAGACCTCGTCCTGGTTCGGCAGGTTGGCGCCGCCGGAATCGACCAGGTAGATGCACGGCAACTGGTTCTCGGCGGCAATCTCCTGCGCACGCAGATGCTTCTTGACCGTCATGGGATAATAGGTCCCGCCTTTGACGGTCGGGTCGTTGCAAACGATCATGCATTCGCGGCCGGACACCCGGCCGATACCGGTGATGAGACCCGCTGCCGGCGCATCGCCGTTATACATGCCGTGTGCGGCCGTCGAGCAGATTTCGAGGAAGGGCGTTGCCGGGTCGATCAGCGAGGCGACGCGGTCGCGCGGCAGCAGTTTGCCGCGGCTGACATGGCGCTCGCGCGCCGTCTCGCCTCCACCGCCGGCCGCCATCTTGACGGCGTCCTCCACAGTCGTAATCGCCTCCGCCATCGCCGCCTGATTGGCCTTGAACACGTCGGACGAGGGCGAGATGTGAGATTTCAGAACAGTCATGAAGTCCTCATTCGATCGAGCCTGATTGTGGCTTCGGAGGTCTACCCTGGCGTCTATCTGGTCTCGGTGAACAGCTCGCGGCCGATCAGCATGCGGCGGATTTCACTGGTTCCGGCACCGATCTCGTAGAGCTTGGCGTCACGCAACAGCCGCCCGGCCGGATAGTCGTTGGTGTAGCCGTTACCGCCGAGCGCCTGGATGGCTTCGAGCGCCAGCGCCGTTGCCTTCTCGGCCGCATAAAGAATACAGCCGGCCGCGTCCTTGCGGGTGGTCTCACCACGATCGCAGGCTGCAGCCACCGCATAGACATAGGCGCGCGCCGCGTTCGCCGTCACATACATGTCGGCAAGCTTGCCCTGCATGAGCTGGAACTCGCCGATCGCCTGGCCAAACTGCTTGCGCTCGTGGAGATAGGGGACGACGACGTCAAGGCAAGCGGACATGATGCCGAGCGGTCCGGCGGACAGGACGACACGCTCATAATCGAGGCCCGACATCAGCACTCGGACACCGCCGCCTTCGTTGCCGAGAATATTTTCCGCCGGCACCTCGCAATCCCGGAAGATCAACTCGCAGGTGTTCGAGCCGCGCATGCCGAGCTTGTCGAGCTTCTGGCCGGTGGAAAAGCCAGCAAAGTCTTTTTCGACGAGGAAGGCGGTAATTCCGCGCGGACCGGCACTTGGGTCCGTCTTGGCGTAGACGACCAGCACGTCCGCATCCGGGCCGTTGGTAATCCACATCTTGCCACCGTTGAGAACGTAGCGGTCGCCGCGCTTCTCGGCCCGAAGCGTCATGGAAACGACGTCGGAGCCCGCTCCCGGTTCGGACATGGCGAGTGCGCCGACATGTTCGCCGGAGATCAGTTTCGGCAGG encodes the following:
- a CDS encoding crotonase/enoyl-CoA hydratase family protein, which produces MMFETIRYAVDAKGVARLTLAQPQKHNALSAIMIGELTEAAERLSVDVTVRVVVLDAEGRSFCAGGDLNWMREQFDADRPTRIAEATRLALMFKALNEIAKPVIARVHGNAFGGGVGLMSICDAVIASSDARFGLTETRLGLIPATISPYVVARIGEGRARPLFMSARLFSAEEARDAGLVTAIAGPDALDAAIAAEVEPYLQTAPGATGRAKRLARSLGQPITEETIAATIEQLADCWESDEAREGVAAFFERREPSWRQASLP
- a CDS encoding acetyl/propionyl/methylcrotonyl-CoA carboxylase subunit alpha — its product is MFSKLLIANRGEIACRVIRTARRLGIRTVAVYSDADVDALHVTLADEAIRIGPPTASESYLSIERIVAAARSVNADAIHPGYGFLSENANFAEAVEAAGMTFVGPSPDAIRAMGLKDAAKALMQQAGVPVVPGYQGDEQEPSFLADRAADVGFPVLIKARAGGGGKGMRKVEQPHEFAAALEAARREAEAAFGDGAVLIEKYLTKPRHIEVQVFGDRHGNILHLFERDCSLQRRHQKVIEEAPAPGMTAEVRRAMGEAAVKAARAIGYVGAGTVEFIADVTNGLWPDQFYFMEMNTRLQVEHPVTEAITGIDLVEWQLRAAVGEALPKRQNEIAIDGWAFEARIYAEDPARGFLPATGRLATLDFPVDGVRVDAGVRQGDVIAPYYDPLIAKLIVHGPSRSSALARLESALKACRIGGTITNLDFLARLAAEPEFRAGRPDTGLIDRAIDQLTTPVVPSDEALALAAIAATGVLQPMKSDDPWSSLGHWQIWGDAHRSIAVDHAGGRSVVTLAARGRDQFAVRAGESTFPVLVLDRFDDGARVEISGEQRVFRFLREHETITLFVSGETFVLRLPDALATAHAGEAAEDELAAPMPGIVKLIHVRAGDVVTKGQPLVVMEAMKMELTLAASRAGVIESALVTPGEQVSAGAILVVLQPERSE
- a CDS encoding RidA family protein; the encoded protein is MKRENVNAKNAPQPRGGYSQAVRLENFERLVFVSGQVPLNSDDVLPDGFEAQARQVWLNIDAQLKAAGMSKADIVKVTAFLADRNHTMANRAARAEYLGPLAPAMTVVIAGIFDSGWLLEVEVIAAQ
- a CDS encoding hydroxymethylglutaryl-CoA lyase, with the translated sequence MSVLAPEHVTLVEMAPRDGLQNEKRLVDTKDKIHLVDLLSDCGYQRIEVTSFVSPKWVPQMADASAVMAGIKRRPGTRYAALTPNMQGFDAALAAKADEVAIFASASETFSQKNINCSIAESIERFRPVAEACRASAVPLRGYVSCVVECPYEGAIAPESAAQVAAALMVLGCYEISLGDTIGRGTPEAVDAMLAAVLAHVPAEQLAGHFHDTSGRALDNIGVALERGLRVFDASAGGLGGCPYAPGAAGNVDTLDVNAFVIGRGFSTGLDAARLEDAAAFARSLRSAG
- a CDS encoding carboxyl transferase domain-containing protein encodes the protein MTVLKSHISPSSDVFKANQAAMAEAITTVEDAVKMAAGGGGETARERHVSRGKLLPRDRVASLIDPATPFLEICSTAAHGMYNGDAPAAGLITGIGRVSGRECMIVCNDPTVKGGTYYPMTVKKHLRAQEIAAENQLPCIYLVDSGGANLPNQDEVFPDREHFGRIFYNQANMSAAGIPQIAVVMGSCTAGGAYVPAMSDETIIVEGQGTIFLAGPPLVRAATGEVVSAEDLGGADVHTRLSGVADHMARDDAHALALARRAVAALNRRKPTSVELQSPEPPLYDPQEIAGIVPADLRTPYDIREVIARLVDGSRFDEFKARYGTTLVCGFAHVHGVPVGIIANNGVLFSESALKGAHFVELCAQRKIPLVFLQNITGFMVGRKYETEGIAKHGAKLVTAVATAQVPKITMLVGGSFGAGNYGMCGRAFSPRFLWTWPNSRISVMGGEQAAGVLSTVRGEALKRAGTPWNEEEEAKFRQPVLDLFERQSHPLYASARLWDDGVVDPRKSRDVLGLSLSAALNAPIEDTRFGLFRM